A genome region from Micromonospora inyonensis includes the following:
- a CDS encoding response regulator, whose protein sequence is MTRILVVDDEPQILRALRINLRARGYDVEVAATGTAALKAAASHPSDLVVLDLGLPDLDGVDVIRGLRGWTTVPIIVLSGRAGSADKVAALDAGADDYVTKPFGIDELLARIRAVTRRLTATADTGPPAATHRLGRHTVDLADHTVTRDDGTAVKLTPTQWRMLELLLRHPGKLVSQRQLLHDVWGPEYQHETNYLRQYMAQLRRKLEDDPARPQHLITEPGMGYRYRP, encoded by the coding sequence ATGACCCGCATCCTGGTTGTCGACGACGAGCCGCAGATCCTGCGCGCCCTGCGGATCAACCTGCGCGCCCGCGGCTACGACGTCGAGGTCGCCGCCACCGGCACGGCCGCCCTCAAGGCCGCCGCCAGCCATCCGTCGGACCTGGTGGTCCTCGACCTGGGCCTGCCCGACCTCGACGGCGTCGACGTCATCCGGGGACTACGCGGCTGGACCACCGTGCCGATCATCGTCCTCTCCGGCCGCGCCGGCAGCGCCGACAAGGTCGCCGCGCTCGACGCAGGCGCCGACGACTACGTCACCAAACCCTTCGGCATCGACGAACTCCTCGCCCGCATCCGCGCGGTCACCCGACGGCTCACCGCCACAGCCGACACGGGACCCCCGGCCGCCACGCACCGGCTCGGCCGGCACACCGTCGACCTCGCCGACCACACCGTCACCCGCGACGACGGCACCGCGGTCAAGCTCACCCCCACCCAGTGGAGAATGCTCGAGCTGCTGCTCCGCCACCCCGGCAAACTCGTCAGCCAACGCCAGCTCCTGCATGACGTGTGGGGCCCGGAATACCAGCACGAGACCAACTACCTGCGCCAGTACATGGCACAGCTACGGCGCAAACTCGAAGACGACCCCGCCCGCCCGCAGCACCTCATCACCGAACCCGGCATGGGCTACCGCTACCGGCCCTGA
- a CDS encoding IS110 family transposase: protein MLFIGDDWAEDHHDVELMDASGRRLARARLLEGMAGMTRLHAMIGQALGDDIDAEDAALVKIGIETDRGPWVRALVAAGYTVYAVNPLRAARCRERLAVSGAKSDAADAHMLADMVRTDSHQLRPMAGDSADAEAVKVVTRMHKTLIWERTRAVQRLRHALREYFPAALNAFEDLDAADTLELLAKAPDPASAARLSINQISAALKRARRRDVEAKATAIQAVLRGEHLGQSAVVAAAYAVSVRALVALLVTLNEQVKALKGQVEAHFGRYPDAEIILSQPGLGPVLGARVLAEFGDDHARYATAKARKNYAATSPITRASGKKKTVAARFVHNDRLVDALMTQAFASLRNSPGARAYYDRQRARGASYNAALRQPANRLVGILHGCLKTGTPDDEATAWSHHLIEAAA, encoded by the coding sequence GTGCTGTTCATAGGTGATGACTGGGCGGAGGACCACCACGACGTTGAGTTGATGGACGCCTCCGGGCGCCGGCTGGCGAGAGCTCGGCTGCTGGAGGGCATGGCGGGTATGACACGGCTGCACGCGATGATCGGTCAAGCGCTCGGCGACGACATCGACGCCGAGGACGCCGCGCTGGTGAAGATCGGTATCGAGACCGATCGGGGTCCTTGGGTGCGGGCGCTGGTCGCGGCCGGGTACACGGTGTACGCGGTGAATCCGTTGCGGGCGGCCCGTTGCCGGGAACGGCTGGCGGTGTCCGGGGCCAAGAGTGATGCGGCGGACGCGCACATGCTGGCCGACATGGTGCGCACCGACTCGCACCAGCTGCGCCCGATGGCCGGCGACAGCGCTGACGCGGAGGCGGTCAAGGTAGTCACCCGGATGCACAAGACGCTGATCTGGGAACGCACCCGCGCGGTGCAGCGACTGCGGCATGCGCTGCGGGAGTACTTCCCGGCCGCGCTGAACGCGTTCGAGGACCTCGACGCCGCCGACACCCTGGAACTGCTCGCCAAAGCCCCCGACCCGGCAAGCGCTGCCCGGCTGAGCATCAACCAGATCAGCGCGGCCCTCAAACGGGCCCGCCGGCGTGACGTCGAGGCCAAGGCTACGGCGATCCAGGCCGTACTGCGCGGCGAGCATCTCGGTCAGTCCGCGGTGGTCGCCGCCGCGTACGCCGTTTCGGTGCGTGCTCTGGTCGCGTTGCTGGTCACCCTCAACGAGCAGGTCAAGGCCCTGAAAGGGCAGGTGGAGGCCCATTTTGGCCGGTACCCGGACGCTGAGATCATCCTGTCTCAGCCCGGACTGGGGCCGGTTCTCGGCGCCCGGGTGCTCGCCGAGTTCGGTGACGACCACGCCCGCTACGCCACCGCGAAGGCCCGCAAGAACTACGCCGCGACAAGCCCGATCACCCGGGCCTCCGGGAAGAAGAAGACCGTCGCGGCCCGGTTCGTGCACAACGACCGGCTCGTCGACGCCCTGATGACACAGGCGTTCGCGTCGCTGCGCAACTCGCCCGGCGCTCGCGCCTACTACGACCGGCAACGCGCCCGCGGTGCCAGCTACAACGCCGCGCTGCGGCAGCCCGCCAACCGGCTCGTCGGCATCCTGCACGGATGCCTCAAAACCGGCACCCCGGACGACGAGGCAACCGCCTGGTCGCATCACCTCATCGAGGCCGCTGCTTGA
- a CDS encoding cold-shock protein, which produces MATGTVKWFNGDKGFGFIAQDGGGADVFAHFSGISASGFRSLDENQRVEFDITQGQRGLQAENIRSL; this is translated from the coding sequence ATGGCTACAGGTACCGTGAAGTGGTTCAACGGCGACAAGGGCTTCGGTTTCATCGCCCAGGACGGCGGCGGCGCCGACGTCTTCGCCCACTTCTCCGGGATCTCGGCGAGCGGTTTCCGCAGCCTCGATGAGAACCAGCGGGTGGAGTTCGACATCACCCAGGGCCAGAGGGGCCTGCAGGCGGAGAACATCCGCTCGCTCTGA
- a CDS encoding MerR family transcriptional regulator has product MAQPDDMLNDDDYPAYTMGRAAEIVGASQDFLRRLDEAKLFTPFRSAGGHRRYSRYQLRLAARAREMVDHGTALEAACRIIILEDQLEEALQHNRNHQRRQQAGAA; this is encoded by the coding sequence ATGGCCCAACCCGACGACATGCTCAACGACGATGACTACCCCGCCTACACGATGGGTCGCGCCGCGGAGATCGTGGGCGCCTCGCAGGACTTCCTGCGCCGCCTCGACGAGGCGAAACTGTTCACCCCGTTCCGCTCGGCCGGCGGACACCGCCGCTACTCCCGCTACCAGCTACGCCTGGCCGCACGAGCCCGGGAGATGGTCGACCACGGCACCGCCCTCGAAGCCGCCTGCCGGATCATCATCCTCGAAGACCAGCTCGAGGAAGCCCTCCAGCACAACCGGAACCACCAGCGCCGCCAGCAAGCCGGTGCCGCCTGA